In the Engraulis encrasicolus isolate BLACKSEA-1 chromosome 9, IST_EnEncr_1.0, whole genome shotgun sequence genome, one interval contains:
- the LOC134455968 gene encoding serine/threonine-protein phosphatase 2A 65 kDa regulatory subunit A beta isoform — MAGADGDDSLYPIAVLIDELRNEDVQLRLNSIKKLSTIALALGVERTRTELLPFLTDTIYDEDEVLLALAEQLGNFTMLVGGPEFVHCLLPPLESLATVEETVVRDKAVESLRKISQEHSPVDLEVHFEPLVKRLASGDWFTSRTSACGLFSVCYPRVSSTVKAEIRQHFRTLCSDDTPMVRRAAASKLGEFAKVLELEYVKSDIISLFTALASDEQDSVRLLAVEACVSIATLLPQEDLEALVMPTLRQAAEDKSWRVRYMVADKFSELQKAVGPEITKNDLVPAFQNLLKDCEAEVRAAAANKVKEFCENLPEDGRETIIMTHILPCVKELVSDTNQHVKSALASVIMGLSTILGKDNTVEHLLPLFLAQLKDECPEVRLNIISNLDCVNEVIGIRQLSQSLLPAIVELAEDAKWRVRLAIIEYMPLLAGQLGVEFFDEKLNSLCMAWLVDHVYAIREAATGNLKKLVEKFGPEWAQNTIVPKVLGMANDPNYLHRMTTLFCVNALSEVCGQDITTKHMLPVVLKMANDQVANVRFNVAKCLQKIGPVIDSNSLQTEVKPELEKLATDTDVDVKYFAQEAISVLALA; from the exons ATGGCAGGAGCAGACGGAGACGATTCTCTCTATCCCATAGCTGTTTTAATTGACGAGCTTCGGAATGAAGACGTCCAG TTGCGGCTGAACAGCATTAAGAAGCTGTCCACCATCGCCTTGGccttgggagttgagcgcacccGTACAGAGTTGCTGCCTTTCCTCACCG ACACCATCTACGATGAGGATGAGGTCCTGCTGGCCCTGGCTGAGCAGCTGGGCAACTTCACCATGCTGGTGGGAGGCCCGGAGTTTGTCCACTGTCTCTTG CCCCCACTGGAGAGCCTGGCCACGGTAGAGGAGACGGTGGTGCGGGACAAGGCGGTGGAGTCGCTGCGCAAGATCTCGCAGGAGCACTCGCCCGTGGACCTGGAGGTGCACTTCGAGCCCCTGGTCAAGCGGCTGGCCAGCGGCGACTGGTTCACCTCCCGCACCTCCGCATGCGGCCTCTTCAGCGTCTGCTACCCGCGCGTCTCCAGCACCGTCAAGGCCGAGATCAGACA GCATTTCCGCACGCTGTGCTCTGACGACACCCCCATGGTGCGGCGCGCGGCAGCCTCCAAGCTGGGCGAGTTCGCCAAGGTGCTGGAGCTCGAGTACGTCAAGAGTGACATCATCTCCCTCTTCACCGCCCTGGCCTCTGATGAGCAG GACTCGGTGCGTCTGCTGGCGGTGGAGGCGTGTGTGAGCATCGCTACGCTGCTCCCCCAGGAGGACCTGGAGGCTCTGGTCATGCCCACCCTGCGCCAGGCCGCAGAGGACAAGTCCTGGAGGGTGCGCTACATGGTGGCCGACAAGTTCTCAGAG TTGCAAAAGGCAGTGGGGCCGGAGATCACCAAGAATGATCTGGTGCCTGCCTTCCAGAACCTTCTGAAGGACTGCGAGGCCGAAGTCCGCGCCGCCGCAGCCAATAAAGTCAAAG aaTTCTGCGAGAACTTGCCAGAGGATGGCAGGGAGACAATCATCATGACACACATCCTGCCCTGTGTGAAG gagCTGGTATCTGACACTAACCAGCATGTGAAGTCTGCCTTGGCGTCGGTCATCATGGGCCTGTCCACCATCTTGGGGAAGGACAACACTGTGGAGCACCTGCTGCCCCTCTTCCTGGCACAGCTGAAGGACGAG TGTCCCGAGGTGCGTCTGAACATCATCTCCAATCTGGACTGTGTGAACGAGGTGATCGGTATTCGCCAACTGTCCCAGTCTCTGCTGCCCGCCATCGTGGAGCTGGCCGAGGACGCCAAGTGGAGGGTGCGGCTCGCCATCATCGAGTACATGCCCCTCCTCGCCGGACAACTG GGTGTGGAGTTCTTCGATGAGAAGCTGAACTCTCTCTGCATGGCCTGGCTCGTGGACCACG tgTATGCCATCCGAGAGGCGGCCACAGGCAACCTGAAGAAGCTGGTAGAGAAGTTTGGACCGGAGTGGGCACAGAACACCATCGTCCCCAAAGTACTGGGCATGGCCAACGACCCCAACTACCTGCACAGAATGACAACACTCTTCTGTGTTaac GCCCTGTCGGAGGTGTGTGGTCAGGACATCACCACTAAGCACATGTTGCCGGTGGTGTTGAAGATGGCTAATGACCAGGTGGCTAACGTGCGCTTCAACGTGGCCAAGTGTCTGCAGAAGATCGGACCCGTAATCGACAGCAA CTCACTTCAGACGGAGGTGAAGCCTGAGCTGGAGAAGTTGGCCACCGACACGGACGTGGACGTCAAATACTTTGCCCAGGAGGCCATCAGCG